One window from the genome of Streptococcus parasanguinis encodes:
- a CDS encoding ABC transporter ATP-binding protein yields MKTSEAHVMKRLLTYMWRYKWLTALALAFTFLTSLLLTAIPLAARWYIDHLVDPTETDSPVLTAFQFLILYYGLFIGRVLATYLSQLTFARVSNSIVRDIRLDIFQNLQRLGMSFYDQTAAGSIVSRVTNDTQAVADMFSTVFSSLVSSFLLFLVTLVTMFSLDWHLTIWILPFLPIIWFSIRLYRKLSNRLVKMTRQKLSDINVKLSESIEGMRIVQAFRQGKRLTDEFEQINGEHLDYANRSVDVNSLFLRPAMTLLQVLAYAVILTFFGLNWQSSGFTAGLIYAFIQYVSQLFQPLIDVTQNFATLQTSTISAGRVFEMMDRDDYEPKQAGSLKEIERGDIRFEHVSFSYDGKRDVLKEISFEVKNGQTIAFVGHTGSGKSSIINLFMRFYEFDRGQILIDGQDIKDYSQEALRKSIGLVLQEPFLYHGTIASNIRMYHEELTDEEIRQAAAFVDVADFIESLPGGYDHPVTERGSTLSTGQRQLLAFARTIAAQPKILILDEATANIDQETEEMIQNSLKKMRQGRTTIAIAHRLSTIQDADCIYVLDKGKIIESGNHDQLIALGGTYKKMYDLQAGMMK; encoded by the coding sequence ATGAAAACATCTGAAGCTCATGTTATGAAGCGGCTCTTGACTTACATGTGGCGTTATAAATGGCTAACAGCCCTAGCCTTAGCCTTTACCTTCCTAACTAGTCTGTTATTGACGGCGATCCCTCTTGCAGCCCGCTGGTATATTGACCACCTAGTGGATCCAACAGAAACAGACTCACCAGTTCTGACAGCTTTTCAGTTTTTGATTCTCTACTATGGGTTATTCATTGGGCGTGTGCTGGCAACTTACCTGAGCCAGTTAACCTTTGCGCGTGTATCCAATTCTATCGTAAGAGACATCCGTCTAGATATTTTCCAAAATCTTCAAAGGCTGGGCATGTCCTTTTATGACCAGACAGCAGCAGGTTCAATTGTTTCGCGGGTGACCAATGATACCCAGGCAGTCGCAGATATGTTTTCTACGGTCTTTTCAAGCCTGGTTTCATCCTTTTTACTCTTTCTAGTCACCCTAGTAACCATGTTTAGCTTGGACTGGCATTTGACCATTTGGATCCTGCCTTTTCTTCCCATCATTTGGTTTTCCATCCGTCTCTATCGCAAGTTATCCAATCGCTTGGTCAAGATGACCCGACAAAAATTATCAGATATCAATGTGAAATTATCGGAATCCATTGAAGGAATGCGGATCGTCCAGGCCTTTCGTCAAGGAAAGCGCTTGACGGATGAATTCGAACAGATTAATGGGGAACATTTGGATTACGCCAACCGATCTGTGGATGTCAATTCCCTCTTTTTGAGGCCAGCTATGACCCTGTTACAGGTTCTGGCTTATGCGGTTATTCTAACCTTTTTCGGCCTAAATTGGCAGTCCTCTGGCTTTACAGCAGGACTTATCTATGCCTTTATCCAGTATGTTAGTCAGCTTTTCCAGCCCTTGATTGATGTCACTCAAAATTTTGCAACCTTGCAGACCTCAACCATTTCTGCAGGTCGTGTCTTTGAAATGATGGATCGAGACGACTATGAGCCCAAGCAAGCTGGTAGCCTGAAAGAAATTGAGCGGGGGGATATTCGTTTTGAGCATGTATCTTTTTCTTATGATGGCAAACGGGATGTCCTAAAAGAGATCTCCTTTGAGGTCAAAAACGGACAAACCATCGCTTTTGTTGGCCATACTGGTTCTGGTAAATCCTCTATTATCAATCTCTTCATGCGGTTTTATGAATTTGATCGTGGCCAGATCTTGATTGATGGACAGGATATCAAGGACTACAGCCAGGAAGCCTTGCGCAAGTCCATTGGTCTAGTGTTGCAGGAACCCTTCCTATATCATGGAACCATTGCTTCTAATATCCGGATGTACCATGAAGAACTGACAGATGAGGAAATCCGACAAGCAGCCGCATTTGTGGATGTAGCAGACTTTATTGAGAGTCTACCTGGTGGCTATGATCATCCGGTAACAGAGCGGGGTTCTACCTTATCGACCGGTCAGCGTCAGCTTCTGGCTTTTGCCCGGACCATTGCTGCTCAGCCTAAGATCCTCATTTTGGATGAGGCCACTGCCAATATCGACCAAGAGACGGAAGAGATGATCCAAAACTCTCTGAAGAAGATGCGCCAAGGGCGGACAACCATTGCCATTGCTCATCGCCTTTCTACCATCCAAGATGCCGATTGCATCTATGTTCTAGATAAGGGAAAAATCATCGAATCGGGCAATCACGACCAACTCATTGCTCTAGGAGGAACGTATAAGAAAATGTATGACCTCCAGGCTGGTATGATGAAATAA